A part of Terriglobus roseus genomic DNA contains:
- a CDS encoding energy transducer TonB, with protein sequence MFEMSIVESSGALKSKSSRFVWITATFNAMVVGAMILVPLLYPEALPRTSLMSAVTAPPPPPHAAPVQQAAPQRQMRQVAAMNIFTAPRTIPHTIDRTHDAAPPLIGSGNMSIAGVMDGGGSGPIGVLGVAPGPPVVTVVKPKVTAPVLISSGVIAGNRLSGNQPVYPAIAKAAHLSGAVVLRAIISKTGEMERLTVISGPEMLRSSAVAAVQTWRYRPYLLNGEPTDVETTITVNFSLGG encoded by the coding sequence ATGTTCGAGATGTCGATCGTCGAATCGTCGGGCGCGCTGAAGTCAAAGTCCAGCCGCTTTGTGTGGATCACGGCCACGTTCAACGCAATGGTTGTCGGTGCCATGATCCTGGTTCCACTGCTGTATCCGGAGGCGTTGCCACGGACATCGCTGATGTCTGCAGTGACAGCGCCTCCGCCTCCTCCCCACGCTGCGCCTGTTCAGCAAGCCGCGCCGCAGCGTCAGATGAGGCAAGTGGCAGCGATGAACATATTCACCGCTCCAAGAACTATCCCGCACACGATTGATCGCACCCATGATGCCGCGCCTCCGTTGATCGGCAGTGGAAACATGTCCATTGCAGGTGTCATGGATGGTGGTGGTTCTGGCCCCATCGGCGTACTCGGTGTGGCTCCGGGTCCACCTGTTGTGACTGTGGTGAAGCCGAAGGTGACTGCGCCTGTGCTCATCTCCAGCGGAGTGATTGCTGGCAACAGGCTTTCGGGAAATCAACCTGTCTATCCAGCGATTGCAAAGGCTGCACACCTGTCGGGTGCGGTGGTATTGCGTGCCATCATCTCGAAGACTGGAGAGATGGAGCGGCTCACAGTCATCTCAGGGCCAGAGATGCTTCGCAGTAGCGCGGTAGCTGCTGTGCAGACGTGGCGCTATCGGCCTTACCTGCTGAATGGCGAACCAACCGACGTGGAGACAACCATCACCGTGAACTTCTCGCTCGGCGGATAA
- the polX gene encoding DNA polymerase/3'-5' exonuclease PolX, with protein MDNITMARLLEETAALLEIDAADPFRVRSYRRAAEAVEQQTTPLVTLVDDPKQLLAIGGIGKGMAANIVDLVRTGSMPMRDELLKKYKPSMLELLRLPGMGPKTVALMWSALEISNIDELETAAKAGQLAKLPRFGQKQVDKLLKGIEDAKKNSGRYRIDNAAEIAETISKLIREFPGIETITPAGSLRRGKESVGDLDLLVTGPACEPDVVSAAVEHVASLPLIDTLLARGQNKVSFTLRNQLQVDVRLLPRASYGAALQYFTGSKMHNVLLRQKALKRGYTLSEYALARMNPQEGESAIVAAATEEEIYAAMGMQWIPPELRENCGELEMAEANSLPQLITLDDIRGDVHMHTVATDGTFTIREMAEGALLRGLKYIAITDHSKNLAMTNGLDDARARDHIRAIHAVDAEMEGRIRVFAGIEVDILQDGSLDLEDETLAQMDVVIGSIHSAFNLPADEQTERLLRAVENPYLHILGHPTGRKVLKRDPYPFDMDKVLRRCAELSVAVEHNAAPARADLSDLNLRKAKSLGCKISVNTDAHSLEDMDKMRFGITQLRRAWLTKDDVLNTLEADAFLKALRPRPTQVRA; from the coding sequence ATGGACAACATCACCATGGCACGCCTGCTGGAAGAAACCGCGGCGCTGCTGGAGATTGACGCAGCTGATCCTTTTCGCGTGCGCAGCTATCGCCGCGCTGCGGAAGCTGTGGAACAGCAAACCACCCCGCTTGTCACACTTGTTGACGACCCCAAACAGTTGCTTGCCATCGGCGGTATTGGCAAAGGCATGGCCGCGAACATTGTGGACCTGGTTCGCACCGGCTCCATGCCCATGCGCGACGAGCTGCTGAAGAAGTACAAGCCCTCCATGCTGGAACTGCTTCGCCTGCCCGGCATGGGGCCAAAGACCGTTGCGCTGATGTGGAGCGCACTTGAAATCTCCAACATCGATGAGCTTGAAACAGCCGCAAAGGCAGGCCAGCTGGCAAAGCTTCCGCGCTTCGGACAGAAGCAGGTGGACAAGCTGCTTAAGGGCATTGAAGACGCCAAGAAAAATAGCGGCCGTTATCGGATCGACAATGCAGCAGAGATCGCTGAGACCATCAGCAAACTGATCCGCGAATTTCCCGGCATTGAAACCATCACGCCAGCGGGCTCGTTACGACGCGGCAAGGAATCTGTTGGCGACCTCGATCTTCTTGTCACCGGTCCTGCATGTGAACCGGACGTTGTCAGTGCAGCTGTAGAGCATGTTGCATCGTTGCCATTGATCGATACGCTGCTTGCACGCGGTCAGAACAAGGTCAGCTTCACGCTACGCAATCAACTGCAGGTGGATGTGCGGTTGCTGCCGCGCGCTAGCTATGGCGCGGCGTTGCAATACTTCACCGGCTCCAAGATGCACAACGTGCTGTTGCGCCAGAAAGCGTTGAAGCGTGGCTATACGCTGAGCGAATATGCGTTGGCACGCATGAATCCTCAAGAGGGTGAGAGCGCCATCGTTGCAGCGGCAACTGAGGAAGAAATCTACGCAGCGATGGGCATGCAATGGATTCCACCAGAGCTGCGCGAAAACTGCGGCGAACTGGAGATGGCGGAAGCGAACAGCTTGCCGCAGCTCATCACGCTGGATGACATTCGTGGCGACGTCCACATGCACACGGTTGCCACTGATGGCACCTTCACCATTCGCGAGATGGCAGAAGGCGCACTGCTGCGCGGGTTGAAGTACATCGCCATCACCGATCACTCGAAGAACCTTGCCATGACGAATGGTCTGGACGATGCGCGTGCACGCGATCACATCCGCGCTATCCATGCTGTGGATGCAGAGATGGAAGGCCGCATCCGCGTCTTCGCCGGCATTGAGGTGGACATCCTGCAGGATGGCTCGCTCGACCTGGAAGACGAAACGCTCGCACAGATGGATGTGGTCATTGGGAGTATTCACTCCGCGTTCAATCTGCCTGCGGACGAACAAACAGAACGCCTGCTGCGTGCTGTTGAGAATCCCTATCTGCACATCCTGGGTCATCCCACCGGACGCAAAGTGTTGAAGCGTGATCCGTATCCATTCGACATGGACAAGGTACTGCGTCGATGTGCAGAACTAAGCGTTGCGGTGGAACACAATGCAGCTCCTGCACGTGCCGACCTCAGCGATCTGAATCTTCGTAAAGCGAAATCGCTGGGCTGCAAAATAAGCGTGAACACCGATGCGCATTCACTGGAAGACATGGACAAGATGCGCTTCGGCATCACACAACTTCGTCGTGCATGGCTTACGAAGGACGACGTTTTGAACACACTCGAGGCCGATGCGTTTCTCAAAGCGCTTCGTCCACGTCCAACGCAGGTGAGAGCATAG
- a CDS encoding cold shock domain-containing protein: MAQYKGTVKWFNNAKGYGFLGRDDGGADVFVHYSAIQLDGYKSLKEGDPVEFDVIQGSKGPQADAVILTAA; this comes from the coding sequence GTGGCACAGTACAAGGGCACAGTAAAGTGGTTCAACAATGCAAAGGGCTATGGCTTTCTGGGACGCGATGACGGTGGCGCGGATGTTTTCGTGCACTACAGCGCGATCCAGTTGGATGGCTATAAGAGCCTGAAGGAAGGCGACCCGGTGGAGTTCGACGTGATTCAAGGCTCCAAAGGACCGCAGGCCGACGCAGTCATTCTGACGGCAGCCTAA
- a CDS encoding NUDIX hydrolase, whose translation MLDAGFDTLIAMAKRIAPTAPAKKKLTKLSSPKAKKGVVASAEMPKLPVKAPRVPKGKAQILSSKKAYQGKVFSVFTEKVREPNGVEAIRDVVRHSGSVVVLAVDESTNPADPLVVIERQFRHAADQYLLELPAGRVEPGEKTLAAAKRELIEETGYRAKKWTKLVRYYASPGFVAEWMEIYLATGIVAGTAQPEDDEKIEVRLLPLSELVRMCAAGEIHDGKTIIGALSYAQRLRDLSGK comes from the coding sequence GTGTTGGATGCAGGTTTTGATACGTTGATTGCTATGGCCAAGCGTATCGCACCCACCGCCCCCGCAAAGAAAAAACTCACCAAGCTTTCCAGCCCAAAAGCGAAGAAGGGTGTCGTGGCCTCTGCAGAGATGCCGAAGCTGCCCGTCAAGGCACCCCGAGTGCCCAAGGGCAAGGCACAAATCCTGTCCTCAAAAAAGGCGTATCAGGGCAAAGTCTTCAGCGTATTCACAGAAAAAGTGCGCGAACCGAACGGCGTGGAAGCCATTCGCGATGTCGTTCGACACTCCGGTTCGGTCGTTGTGTTAGCGGTTGATGAAAGCACCAACCCCGCTGATCCCCTCGTTGTGATTGAACGCCAGTTCCGCCACGCCGCTGACCAGTACCTGCTGGAACTTCCTGCCGGACGTGTGGAACCCGGCGAAAAGACCCTGGCAGCCGCCAAGCGCGAACTGATTGAGGAGACCGGCTACCGCGCAAAGAAGTGGACAAAGCTGGTCCGCTATTACGCCAGCCCCGGTTTTGTTGCGGAGTGGATGGAAATCTATCTGGCCACCGGCATCGTCGCTGGAACGGCGCAGCCTGAGGACGATGAAAAGATTGAGGTTCGCCTTCTGCCGTTGTCCGAGCTAGTACGCATGTGCGCCGCAGGCGAGATTCACGATGGCAAAACCATCATTGGCGCACTGAGCTATGCGCAGCGTTTGCGCGATCTTTCCGGCAAGTAA
- the bshC gene encoding bacillithiol biosynthesis cysteine-adding enzyme BshC, with product MSLECYPITVLPHLSRLFVDYTELRTAAPDAPVRRFYAASPFDDRWMQGRSGRLQPERNVLVDALTEQAKGFGCSDTTFENLEKLRNGARVVVTGQQVGLLGGPLLTLMKAATAIRKAQVASERGVPHVPIFWMATEDHDLDEVNQVSLLARHSVETLHSTFPQHRQQPVGDLVLGPQIEAVLEKAEELLAYAPITELLRSSYTPQDTLASAFAKFIAGVFAEFGLIVIDASTRAFHQMGAPVMRAAIEDADALHAAVVQRNHDLAAAGYGAQVLVHDDSTLLFVVGEDGNRVALKRAAGSNEWKAGSRVYTAEELLAILDAEPERISPNALLRPVFQDAILPTSAYIGGPAEIAYFAQLQPLYSAILGVPTPILPRLSGTLVTAPIRTVMDQHEVAFRDALTTADALSQRLAARAMPIEGKRKIAGAGNALDAELKEVEQWMSAMDSNLGHSASIAANKMRYQMNRLRRLAANWQLERETFLRKHAEAMTLNLHPNGHVQERLLAGVQFLAVSSVDLARMLVENAEQDCPGHRVFDI from the coding sequence ATGAGTCTTGAGTGTTACCCGATCACCGTTCTTCCGCACCTGTCGCGGCTCTTCGTGGATTACACGGAGCTGCGTACGGCTGCGCCGGATGCCCCGGTGCGCCGTTTTTATGCGGCCAGCCCATTTGATGACCGTTGGATGCAGGGGCGGTCTGGACGTCTGCAACCGGAACGCAATGTTCTGGTGGATGCGCTGACGGAACAGGCCAAGGGGTTTGGTTGTAGTGACACAACGTTTGAAAATCTCGAAAAACTTCGTAACGGCGCAAGGGTGGTTGTCACCGGCCAGCAGGTAGGTCTGCTTGGCGGCCCGCTGCTCACGTTGATGAAGGCCGCCACGGCGATTCGCAAGGCTCAGGTTGCCAGCGAGCGTGGTGTGCCGCATGTGCCCATCTTCTGGATGGCCACCGAAGATCATGATCTGGACGAAGTGAACCAAGTTTCGCTGCTGGCAAGGCACAGTGTAGAGACATTGCATTCCACCTTCCCACAGCATCGCCAGCAGCCGGTGGGTGACCTGGTGCTGGGGCCTCAGATTGAGGCTGTGCTGGAGAAGGCGGAAGAACTGCTCGCCTATGCTCCCATCACAGAACTTTTGCGCAGCAGCTATACGCCGCAGGACACGTTGGCTTCCGCGTTCGCCAAATTCATCGCAGGCGTCTTTGCAGAGTTTGGTCTGATCGTTATTGACGCCAGTACCCGCGCGTTCCATCAGATGGGTGCGCCAGTAATGCGTGCGGCGATTGAAGATGCGGATGCACTTCACGCTGCCGTGGTGCAGCGCAATCACGATCTGGCGGCTGCGGGTTATGGCGCGCAGGTGCTGGTGCATGACGACAGCACGCTGTTATTCGTTGTTGGTGAAGATGGCAACCGCGTTGCCCTGAAGCGCGCTGCGGGAAGCAATGAGTGGAAGGCCGGATCGCGTGTTTATACCGCGGAAGAACTGCTGGCCATCCTGGATGCCGAGCCGGAACGTATCAGCCCAAATGCTTTGCTGCGACCAGTGTTTCAGGATGCGATTCTGCCTACGTCGGCTTACATCGGTGGCCCTGCGGAGATTGCCTATTTCGCGCAGTTGCAGCCTCTTTACAGCGCGATTCTTGGCGTACCGACACCGATCCTGCCGCGTCTTTCCGGAACACTCGTCACCGCGCCCATTCGAACCGTGATGGATCAGCATGAGGTTGCGTTCCGTGATGCGTTGACCACGGCCGATGCGCTCTCGCAACGGTTGGCGGCACGGGCGATGCCCATTGAAGGCAAACGCAAGATCGCCGGTGCGGGCAATGCTCTGGATGCCGAGTTGAAGGAAGTGGAGCAGTGGATGAGCGCCATGGACAGCAACTTGGGCCATAGTGCTTCCATTGCAGCGAACAAGATGCGTTACCAGATGAACCGTTTGCGGCGACTGGCTGCGAACTGGCAACTGGAGCGCGAGACCTTCCTGCGCAAACATGCTGAGGCGATGACGCTGAACCTTCATCCGAACGGGCATGTGCAGGAGCGTCTGCTGGCGGGCGTGCAGTTCCTTGCTGTGAGCTCGGTGGACTTGGCTCGGATGCTCGTGGAAAACGCTGAGCAGGATTGTCCCGGCCACCGCGTCTTCGACATCTAA
- a CDS encoding glycoside hydrolase family 28 protein, giving the protein MLRGLLPLALLVSASLHAATLRVNDFGAKGDGAGDDTKAIQRALDKAAGHNDTVTFAPGTYRIGSIFVKNNTHLDIPKGVTLIGIQSLSAYPQMPTRVAGIEMTWPAALVNVYKQQHVQISGEGTIDGDGSYWWKSYWDLRATYEPKGLRWASDYDAKRPRLIQVFDSSDVKLGGGLQLHRSGFWTVHICYSHDVTVDGVAIRNNIGGKGPSTDGIDIDSSHDILVQHADIDVNDDALCLKAGRDSDGLRVNRPTYNVVIRDSVIRSGAAAVTFGSETSGGFRNVEAYNLTAEKNVSNGVLIKSARVRGGFGENLRVHDLHLDGVKTPIKVTLNWNPAYSYATLPKDADPKAVPPYWIPLTTPVPPEKGLPHFHDVHIWNIDAKNATTAIDMSAYPNTTLDNFVIDHVTIAAKSAGSITNTRNIKLNDIQLKIEDGSVLKFADNAELQGQDKVQYGITLKQ; this is encoded by the coding sequence TTGCTTCGCGGCCTGTTGCCGCTGGCGCTGCTTGTATCCGCTTCACTGCATGCGGCCACGCTTCGCGTGAACGATTTCGGTGCAAAGGGCGACGGCGCTGGGGATGATACAAAGGCCATTCAACGCGCGCTGGATAAGGCCGCAGGGCATAACGATACGGTGACGTTTGCTCCGGGCACGTATCGCATAGGCTCCATCTTTGTGAAGAACAACACGCACCTTGATATCCCTAAGGGCGTTACGCTAATCGGCATTCAATCGCTGAGTGCGTATCCACAGATGCCAACGCGTGTCGCGGGCATTGAAATGACATGGCCTGCCGCGCTGGTGAATGTCTACAAGCAGCAACACGTGCAGATCAGTGGCGAAGGCACCATCGATGGCGACGGCAGCTACTGGTGGAAAAGCTACTGGGACCTGCGTGCCACGTATGAGCCAAAGGGATTGCGCTGGGCCAGCGATTACGATGCGAAACGGCCACGCCTGATCCAGGTGTTTGACTCGTCAGACGTGAAGCTGGGTGGCGGTTTGCAACTGCATCGCTCAGGCTTCTGGACGGTGCACATCTGCTACTCGCATGATGTCACGGTGGATGGTGTGGCCATCCGCAACAACATCGGCGGCAAAGGACCTTCGACGGATGGCATTGATATCGATAGCTCGCATGACATCCTGGTGCAACACGCCGACATTGATGTGAATGATGATGCACTGTGCCTGAAGGCTGGCCGCGACAGCGATGGTCTGCGTGTGAACCGGCCCACGTATAACGTGGTGATTCGCGATTCAGTGATTCGCTCTGGTGCTGCCGCGGTGACGTTCGGTAGCGAGACATCCGGCGGCTTCCGCAACGTGGAAGCCTACAACCTGACCGCAGAGAAGAACGTAAGCAATGGCGTACTGATTAAGAGCGCACGCGTGCGTGGCGGCTTCGGTGAAAACCTGCGTGTGCATGACCTTCATCTCGATGGTGTGAAGACGCCGATAAAGGTGACGCTGAACTGGAATCCCGCATACAGCTACGCCACATTGCCGAAGGACGCCGACCCAAAGGCCGTACCGCCGTACTGGATTCCGTTAACAACGCCTGTGCCGCCGGAGAAGGGTCTGCCGCACTTTCACGATGTCCACATCTGGAACATCGACGCGAAGAACGCGACCACTGCGATCGACATGTCCGCCTATCCAAACACAACGCTGGATAACTTCGTGATCGATCATGTGACAATTGCCGCGAAGTCTGCAGGAAGCATTACGAACACACGCAATATAAAACTGAACGACATTCAGTTGAAGATTGAGGATGGTAGTGTGCTGAAATTCGCGGACAACGCAGAGCTTCAAGGGCAGGACAAGGTGCAATACGGCATCACGCTGAAGCAATAG
- a CDS encoding metal-sulfur cluster assembly factor encodes MLTEDDVREALRVCFDTELQVNIVDLGLVYGIQITRDEEAPGYEPRYFVHIDLTMRAPNDEREALMLGQIHNRLAGMREVSRSTVEVVWEPAWSAERMTPAARQQLGLDRPAKQGLVRITL; translated from the coding sequence ATGCTTACCGAAGACGATGTTCGCGAGGCACTCCGTGTCTGTTTTGACACCGAGTTGCAGGTGAACATCGTCGATCTCGGCCTCGTTTACGGGATCCAGATCACGCGCGACGAAGAGGCTCCCGGCTATGAGCCGCGCTACTTCGTCCACATCGACTTAACGATGCGTGCTCCGAATGATGAACGCGAAGCCTTGATGCTAGGCCAGATCCACAACCGCCTTGCCGGCATGCGTGAAGTCAGTCGCTCTACGGTCGAAGTTGTGTGGGAACCTGCTTGGTCCGCTGAACGTATGACGCCTGCGGCGCGCCAGCAGCTTGGCCTTGATCGTCCTGCAAAACAAGGTCTCGTCCGCATCACGCTGTAG
- a CDS encoding polyprenyl synthetase family protein: protein MSVDFSQLVQEGLAQTDAALERLLPGPDVQPHNIHRAMRHSVFAGGKRLRPLLALESARMIKGTLPDGAADVGAAVEMLHTYSLIHDDLPALDNDDLRRGKPTCHVVYGEAMAILAGDALQTLAYETLAKLPGDALAKIEIVKEIAIATGTGVGYDGLAPGMIGGQVWDIEGEGTKPTAERVEAIHRSKTGALITVSIVAGGLIGGASADEVASLRRFGQKAGLAFQIVDDVLDMTQSSEELGKTAGKDTATDKATWPAVFGIESSRATAAELLRDALAELDRFGAHAERLKAVARALVERTH from the coding sequence ATGTCTGTAGATTTTTCGCAACTCGTTCAGGAAGGCCTGGCCCAGACCGACGCAGCGTTAGAACGCCTGCTGCCCGGCCCGGATGTGCAGCCGCACAACATCCATCGCGCCATGCGCCACAGCGTTTTCGCGGGCGGCAAGCGCCTGCGCCCGTTGCTGGCGCTGGAATCCGCGCGCATGATCAAAGGCACGCTGCCGGATGGCGCGGCCGACGTTGGTGCAGCCGTTGAAATGCTGCACACTTATTCGCTCATCCACGATGATCTGCCCGCGCTGGATAACGATGATCTGCGTCGCGGAAAGCCCACCTGCCACGTGGTCTATGGCGAGGCCATGGCTATCCTCGCAGGCGACGCGCTGCAGACGCTGGCTTACGAGACACTCGCCAAGCTTCCCGGTGATGCGCTCGCGAAGATTGAAATCGTGAAGGAAATCGCCATCGCCACAGGCACCGGCGTGGGCTACGACGGTCTGGCTCCCGGCATGATCGGCGGCCAAGTGTGGGACATTGAAGGCGAAGGCACCAAGCCCACCGCCGAGCGTGTGGAAGCCATTCATCGGTCCAAGACCGGTGCGCTCATCACCGTCTCCATCGTTGCCGGTGGACTGATCGGCGGCGCTTCTGCGGACGAAGTCGCCAGTCTTCGTCGTTTCGGACAGAAGGCCGGACTTGCATTTCAGATTGTTGATGACGTACTTGACATGACCCAGAGCAGCGAAGAGCTGGGCAAGACCGCAGGCAAGGACACAGCAACCGACAAGGCCACCTGGCCCGCTGTGTTCGGCATTGAGAGCAGCCGCGCCACCGCTGCAGAACTGCTGCGCGATGCGCTTGCAGAGCTTGATCGCTTTGGTGCACATGCTGAACGTCTGAAGGCCGTGGCCCGCGCTCTGGTTGAGCGCACACACTAA
- a CDS encoding Na+/H+ antiporter: MNLHVLQSLLLGLLIAIALIAGVARRLSVSYPIVLVMAGLLASFLPVVPDIPLSPSLVFLVFLPPLLFAAAWQTSWTEFKYNIISISSLAIGLVFFTATGVAIAAHYFLPEFDWRIGFLLGAVVSPTDAVAATSIARKIGMPKRIVDILEGESLLNDATGLLALEFGVDMLLRGSAPTLSEGLLRLLWLFAGGVGAGLLCGKVVVWFESYIDDGPVEIAVSFIVAYGSYLTGEAVHASGVIAVVVCGLFMSRKSATFFSPGVRLQITAVWDAAEFLLNGMVFLLLGMQIQPVLNGIRGLTHVQAVLYGLSFAAVLIALRLLWCFPMAGITYGLRHRFQHQPDPKPSARSIFVIGWTGMRGVVALAAANSLPYQLADGRPFHQRNMIIFLTFCVILVTLVLQGLSLPALLRVLRLQNLPTSECDEGEARRILIRSAVGYLTTARESDDVSLHHAYDDLLHQYEHRLESIQDCGPGVPAQDLHARSMQTILAETYRTERQELIALRDQGRVDESVYRTLERELDLDESRLQSST, encoded by the coding sequence GTGAATCTTCATGTCCTGCAATCGCTCCTGCTGGGGCTGCTGATTGCGATTGCACTGATCGCAGGAGTGGCACGGCGGCTTTCTGTCTCTTATCCCATCGTGCTGGTGATGGCGGGACTGCTTGCGTCGTTCCTGCCGGTCGTTCCGGATATCCCGTTGTCGCCCAGCCTGGTGTTTCTGGTCTTCCTGCCGCCACTGCTGTTTGCGGCCGCATGGCAAACATCGTGGACAGAGTTCAAATACAACATCATCTCCATCAGCTCGCTGGCCATTGGGCTGGTCTTCTTCACCGCTACCGGCGTAGCAATTGCAGCGCATTATTTTCTGCCAGAGTTTGACTGGCGAATCGGATTCCTGCTGGGCGCAGTCGTCTCGCCCACGGACGCGGTCGCGGCAACATCGATTGCCCGCAAGATCGGCATGCCCAAACGCATTGTGGACATTCTGGAAGGCGAAAGCCTGCTGAACGACGCCACGGGCCTCCTCGCGCTGGAGTTCGGCGTGGACATGCTCCTGCGCGGTTCGGCACCCACGCTTTCAGAAGGGCTGCTCCGTCTGCTCTGGCTGTTTGCAGGCGGTGTGGGCGCGGGTTTGCTCTGCGGCAAGGTCGTTGTGTGGTTTGAGAGCTACATCGATGACGGCCCGGTTGAGATCGCCGTGTCCTTCATCGTGGCCTATGGTTCGTATCTGACGGGTGAAGCCGTGCATGCTTCTGGCGTAATTGCCGTGGTGGTGTGCGGCCTGTTCATGAGCCGCAAGAGCGCCACATTCTTTTCGCCGGGTGTGCGTCTGCAGATCACAGCGGTCTGGGATGCTGCAGAGTTCCTGCTGAATGGCATGGTCTTCCTGCTGCTGGGCATGCAGATTCAGCCCGTGCTGAACGGTATTCGCGGCCTCACTCACGTTCAGGCTGTTCTCTACGGTTTGAGCTTTGCGGCTGTCCTGATTGCGTTGCGATTGCTATGGTGCTTCCCCATGGCTGGCATCACATATGGGCTGCGCCACCGCTTTCAACATCAGCCTGATCCAAAACCTTCAGCACGAAGCATCTTTGTGATTGGTTGGACAGGCATGCGCGGTGTTGTGGCTCTGGCCGCTGCAAACTCGTTGCCGTATCAACTGGCGGATGGGCGTCCCTTTCACCAGCGCAACATGATCATCTTCCTTACGTTCTGCGTCATCCTTGTGACGTTGGTGCTGCAAGGGCTTTCGCTACCGGCTCTGCTGCGCGTCCTGCGGCTGCAGAATCTTCCCACCAGCGAATGCGATGAAGGAGAGGCACGGCGCATCCTGATCCGCAGCGCGGTGGGCTATCTGACGACGGCACGCGAGAGTGATGATGTTTCGCTGCATCATGCCTACGACGACCTGCTGCATCAGTATGAGCATCGGCTTGAGTCCATTCAGGACTGCGGGCCCGGTGTTCCAGCGCAGGATCTTCACGCACGTTCCATGCAGACGATTCTTGCGGAGACGTATCGCACAGAGCGGCAGGAGCTGATCGCACTCCGCGATCAGGGCCGTGTGGACGAGAGCGTCTATCGCACGCTGGAACGCGAGCTGGATCTGGATGAAAGCCGCTTGCAGAGTTCCACGTAA
- a CDS encoding phosphoesterase, with amino-acid sequence MNLRVLYHNNCFDGACSASLFTKFHRECIGTATEYSYKGLAHKAGAQFDPADFSGDENAIVDFKYYDSPKLTWWFDHHQSAFLTEADHEDFLHDKSGKKFFDPTRISCTGFIADIAREKFGFSTKGLEDLLLWADIIDGAKFESADAAVGLAAPAMKLMMAIEGTSDPTFIPRLIPLLTSQPLVDTLQENFVQEEVQPRLEKHRRDITLLRSRAASDKGVITFDITDQPTEGYNKFIPYYLLPQGVYVVGLSKSSFRTKISVGTNPWTTVSADKLANIAAICERYGGGGHPRVGAISVPVDRVDEARRIAAEVTEELKALDQRNILPTDPL; translated from the coding sequence ATGAACCTGCGCGTGCTGTATCACAACAACTGTTTTGACGGTGCATGCTCCGCGTCGCTGTTCACCAAGTTTCATCGCGAATGCATTGGCACCGCAACGGAGTACAGCTACAAAGGTCTTGCTCACAAAGCCGGAGCGCAGTTTGATCCTGCAGACTTCAGCGGCGATGAAAACGCCATCGTGGACTTCAAGTATTACGATTCACCGAAGCTGACGTGGTGGTTCGATCATCACCAGAGCGCGTTTCTGACGGAAGCGGATCACGAAGATTTTCTGCACGACAAGTCTGGCAAGAAGTTCTTCGATCCCACGCGCATCTCGTGCACGGGTTTCATTGCAGACATTGCGCGCGAGAAGTTTGGCTTCAGTACGAAGGGCCTGGAAGACCTGCTGCTGTGGGCTGACATCATCGACGGTGCAAAGTTTGAGTCGGCCGATGCCGCTGTGGGTCTCGCAGCGCCAGCTATGAAGTTAATGATGGCGATTGAAGGCACCAGCGATCCTACCTTCATTCCGCGGCTGATTCCTTTGCTGACATCGCAGCCGCTGGTGGATACGTTGCAGGAAAACTTTGTGCAGGAAGAAGTGCAGCCGCGGCTGGAGAAGCATCGTCGCGACATCACGCTGCTGCGTTCACGCGCGGCCAGCGACAAGGGCGTGATCACCTTCGACATTACGGACCAGCCCACCGAGGGCTACAACAAGTTCATTCCGTATTACCTATTGCCGCAGGGTGTGTACGTGGTGGGACTGTCGAAGTCCAGCTTCCGTACGAAGATCTCAGTCGGAACCAATCCATGGACCACTGTATCTGCGGACAAGCTTGCGAACATCGCAGCTATCTGCGAACGCTATGGTGGCGGCGGCCATCCACGCGTGGGCGCGATCAGCGTTCCCGTAGATCGCGTGGATGAAGCACGTCGCATTGCTGCAGAAGTCACAGAAGAGTTGAAAGCGCTGGATCAGCGCAACATTCTGCCCACTGACCCACTTTAG